A stretch of the Enterobacter mori genome encodes the following:
- the araE gene encoding arabinose-proton symporter AraE, with protein MTSINDSTLMPAALRDTRRMNQFVSIAAAVAGLLFGLDIGVIAGALPFITDHFTLSNRLQEWVVSSMMLGAAIGALFNGWLSFRLGRKYSLMVGAILFVAGSIGSAFATNVEVLLLSRVLLGVAVGIASYTAPLYLSEMASENVRGKMISMYQLMVTLGIVLAFLSDTYFSYSGNWRAMLGVLALPALLLIVLVIFLPNSPRWLAQKGRHVEAEEVLRMLRDTSEKAREELNEIRESLKLKQGGWALFKVNRNVRRAVFLGMLLQAMQQFTGMNIIMYYAPRIFKMAGFTTTEQQMIATLVVGLTFMFATFIAVFTVDKAGRKPALKIGFSVMALGTLILGYCLMQFDNGTASSGLSWLSVGMTMMCIAGYAMSAAPVVWILCSEIQPLKCRDFGITCSTTTNWVSNMIIGATFLTLLDAIGAAGTFWLYTVLNVAFIGVTFWLIPETKGVTLEHIERKLMAGEKLRNIGV; from the coding sequence ATGACATCTATAAATGACTCTACCCTGATGCCCGCCGCGTTGCGCGATACCCGACGCATGAATCAGTTCGTCTCTATTGCGGCAGCCGTGGCCGGTTTGCTATTTGGTCTGGATATCGGCGTGATTGCCGGGGCGCTGCCGTTTATTACCGATCACTTTACGCTGAGTAACCGCCTGCAGGAGTGGGTGGTGAGCAGCATGATGCTCGGCGCGGCTATCGGCGCGCTGTTTAACGGCTGGCTGTCGTTCCGCCTCGGGCGCAAATACAGCCTGATGGTCGGAGCGATCCTGTTCGTCGCGGGTTCGATTGGCTCGGCGTTTGCCACGAACGTGGAGGTACTGCTGCTCTCCCGCGTGCTGCTGGGCGTGGCGGTGGGGATTGCGTCTTATACCGCGCCGCTGTACCTCTCCGAAATGGCGAGCGAGAACGTGCGCGGGAAGATGATCAGCATGTACCAGTTGATGGTGACGCTCGGCATCGTGCTGGCGTTCCTGTCTGATACGTACTTTAGCTACAGCGGCAACTGGCGCGCGATGCTTGGCGTACTGGCGCTGCCTGCGCTGCTGCTGATCGTGCTGGTGATTTTCCTGCCGAACAGCCCGCGCTGGCTGGCGCAAAAGGGGCGTCACGTGGAGGCGGAAGAGGTGCTGCGCATGCTGCGCGATACCTCGGAAAAAGCGCGTGAAGAGCTGAACGAAATCCGCGAAAGCCTGAAGCTGAAGCAGGGAGGCTGGGCGCTGTTTAAGGTCAACCGCAACGTGCGCCGCGCGGTGTTCCTCGGCATGCTGCTCCAGGCGATGCAGCAGTTCACCGGGATGAACATCATCATGTATTACGCGCCGCGCATCTTCAAAATGGCCGGGTTCACGACGACCGAACAGCAGATGATTGCCACGCTGGTGGTGGGGCTGACCTTTATGTTCGCGACATTTATTGCGGTATTCACCGTGGATAAAGCCGGACGTAAACCGGCGCTGAAGATTGGCTTTAGCGTGATGGCCCTCGGTACGCTGATCCTCGGCTACTGCCTGATGCAGTTTGATAACGGCACGGCCTCAAGCGGGTTGTCGTGGCTCTCCGTCGGCATGACCATGATGTGCATCGCCGGTTATGCGATGAGCGCCGCACCGGTGGTGTGGATCCTGTGCTCTGAAATTCAGCCGCTGAAGTGCCGTGATTTTGGTATCACCTGTTCCACCACCACCAACTGGGTGTCGAACATGATTATCGGTGCGACCTTCCTGACGCTGCTGGATGCGATTGGCGCAGCGGGAACCTTCTGGCTCTATACGGTGCTGAACGTGGCGTTTATTGGCGTAACGTTCTGGCTGATCCCTGAAACCAAAGGCGTGACGCTGGAGCATATTGAACGCAAGCTGATGGCAGGGGAGAAATTAAGAAACATAGGCGTGTGA
- the kduD gene encoding 2-dehydro-3-deoxy-D-gluconate 5-dehydrogenase KduD: MILDAFSLQGKVAVVSGCDTGLGQGMALGLAEAGCDIVGINIVEPTETIERVTALGRRFLSLTADLRKIDAIPELLDRAVAEFGHIDILVNNAGLIRREDAINFSERDWDDVMNLNIKSVFFMSQAAAKHFIAQGKGGKIINIASMLSFQGGIRVPSYTASKSAVMGVTRLLANEWAQHNINVNAIAPGYMATNNTQQLRADEERSAAILERIPAGRWGLPSDLMGPIVFLASPASDYINGYTVAVDGGWLAR; this comes from the coding sequence ATGATTCTGGATGCATTTTCTCTGCAGGGTAAAGTGGCTGTGGTTTCCGGTTGTGACACCGGGCTGGGTCAGGGTATGGCGTTAGGTCTGGCGGAAGCGGGCTGCGACATCGTCGGTATCAACATTGTTGAGCCGACTGAAACCATCGAGCGCGTCACCGCGCTGGGTCGCCGTTTCCTGAGCCTGACCGCCGACCTGCGTAAAATCGACGCAATCCCTGAACTGCTGGATCGCGCGGTGGCGGAATTTGGTCATATCGATATCCTGGTGAACAACGCGGGTTTGATCCGTCGCGAAGACGCGATCAACTTCAGCGAACGCGACTGGGACGACGTCATGAACCTGAACATTAAGAGCGTGTTCTTTATGTCTCAGGCAGCGGCGAAGCACTTTATCGCCCAGGGCAAAGGCGGCAAGATCATTAATATCGCCTCCATGCTCTCCTTCCAGGGCGGTATCCGCGTGCCGTCTTACACCGCGTCGAAAAGTGCGGTGATGGGCGTTACCCGTCTGCTGGCCAACGAGTGGGCGCAGCACAACATCAACGTTAACGCGATTGCGCCAGGCTACATGGCCACCAACAACACCCAGCAGCTGCGCGCGGATGAAGAGCGCAGCGCGGCAATCCTGGAGCGTATCCCTGCGGGGCGCTGGGGTCTGCCGAGCGATCTGATGGGGCCGATTGTGTTCCTGGCATCCCCGGCTTCTGACTATATCAACGGCTACACCGTGGCCGTCGACGGCGGCTGGCTGGCGCGTTAA
- the kduI gene encoding 5-dehydro-4-deoxy-D-glucuronate isomerase has translation MDIRQSIHSAHAKALDTQGLRNEFLVEQVFEADKYTMVYSHIDRIIVGGIMPVAKTVSVGGEVGKQLGVSYFLERRELGVINIGGPGTVTVDGQCYEIGHRDALYVGKGAKEVVFASIDGVKPAKFYYNCAPAHTTYPTKKVTPADVAPVTLGDNLTSNRRTINKYFVPDVLETCQLSMGLTELAPGNLWNTMPCHTHERRMEVYFYFNMDEDACVFHMMGQPQETRHIVMHNEQAVISPSWSIHSGVGTKAYTFIWGMVGENQVFDDMDHVAVKDLR, from the coding sequence GTGGACATCAGACAAAGCATCCACAGTGCGCATGCTAAGGCGCTGGATACGCAGGGATTGCGTAATGAGTTTTTGGTGGAACAGGTATTTGAAGCCGACAAGTACACCATGGTCTACAGCCACATCGACCGCATCATTGTGGGCGGGATTATGCCCGTGGCGAAAACCGTCTCCGTGGGTGGCGAAGTGGGTAAACAGCTGGGCGTGAGCTATTTCCTCGAGCGTCGTGAACTGGGCGTGATCAACATCGGTGGACCGGGCACCGTTACCGTCGACGGCCAGTGTTACGAAATTGGCCATCGCGACGCGCTGTACGTCGGAAAAGGGGCGAAGGAGGTGGTCTTCGCCAGCATTGACGGCGTTAAGCCAGCGAAGTTCTACTATAACTGCGCCCCGGCGCATACCACCTACCCAACCAAAAAAGTGACGCCAGCGGACGTCGCGCCGGTCACGCTGGGCGATAATCTCACCAGTAACCGCCGCACTATCAATAAATACTTCGTTCCGGATGTGCTGGAAACCTGCCAGCTCAGCATGGGGCTGACCGAACTCGCGCCGGGCAACCTGTGGAACACCATGCCGTGCCATACCCACGAGCGCCGCATGGAAGTCTATTTCTACTTCAACATGGATGAAGACGCCTGCGTATTCCACATGATGGGACAGCCTCAGGAAACTCGCCATATCGTGATGCACAACGAGCAGGCGGTGATTTCGCCAAGCTGGTCCATTCACTCAGGGGTGGGGACGAAAGCCTATACCTTCATCTGGGGAATGGTCGGTGAAAACCAGGTCTTTGATGACATGGACCATGTCGCTGTTAAGGATCTGCGCTAG
- a CDS encoding oligogalacturonate lyase family protein — translation MAKGMRVKLNYEVSRDPDTGVEVTRLTPPEVTCHRNYFYQKCFFNDGSHLLFAGAFDGHWNYYLLDLKHAEAVQLTEGAGDNTFGGFLSPDDTVFYYVKNDRTLLEVDLQTLEEREVYRVSDDWVGYGTWVANSDCTKLVGIEIAKSDWTPLNDWKIFHDFFHKGPHCRLLRVDLKTGASATIHEEKNWLGHPIYRPFDDNTVAFCHEGPHDLVDARMWLVNEDGSNVRKVKTHAEGESCTHEFWVPNGSALVYVSYLKGQQGRTISRFNPETGVNEAVMQMPACSHLMSNFDGTLLVGDGSGTPVDVKDTGGYTIDNDPYLYAFDVAKKAYFRIARHDTSWATVANSRQVTHPHPSFTPDDKAVLYSSDKDGKPALYIAKLPEQPEMLHA, via the coding sequence ATGGCTAAAGGTATGCGGGTCAAGCTGAACTACGAGGTCAGCCGCGATCCGGATACAGGCGTGGAAGTCACCCGCCTGACCCCCCCGGAAGTCACCTGTCATCGCAACTACTTTTACCAGAAGTGCTTCTTCAACGACGGCAGCCATCTGCTGTTTGCAGGGGCGTTCGACGGCCACTGGAACTACTACCTGCTGGATCTGAAGCACGCCGAAGCGGTACAACTGACGGAAGGCGCGGGGGATAACACGTTTGGTGGTTTCCTTTCGCCGGATGACACCGTCTTCTACTATGTGAAGAACGATCGCACCCTGCTGGAAGTAGATTTGCAGACGCTGGAAGAGCGCGAAGTGTATCGCGTCTCTGACGACTGGGTCGGTTACGGCACCTGGGTTGCCAACAGCGACTGCACCAAACTGGTGGGTATTGAGATCGCCAAAAGCGACTGGACGCCGCTGAACGACTGGAAGATTTTCCACGACTTCTTCCACAAGGGACCACACTGCCGCCTGCTGCGCGTGGATCTGAAAACGGGCGCAAGCGCCACCATTCATGAAGAGAAAAACTGGCTGGGCCACCCTATCTACCGCCCGTTCGACGACAACACGGTGGCCTTCTGCCACGAAGGCCCACACGACCTGGTCGACGCGCGTATGTGGCTGGTCAACGAAGACGGCAGCAACGTGCGTAAGGTGAAAACGCATGCAGAAGGCGAAAGCTGCACGCACGAATTCTGGGTGCCGAACGGATCTGCGCTGGTGTACGTCTCGTATCTGAAGGGTCAGCAGGGTCGCACCATTTCCCGTTTTAACCCCGAAACCGGCGTTAACGAGGCAGTGATGCAGATGCCCGCCTGCTCGCATCTGATGAGTAATTTTGACGGCACGCTGCTGGTGGGCGACGGTTCCGGTACGCCTGTCGACGTGAAGGATACAGGGGGTTACACCATCGATAACGACCCGTACCTGTATGCCTTCGACGTCGCGAAAAAAGCCTATTTCCGCATCGCGCGTCACGACACCTCCTGGGCAACGGTGGCAAACAGCCGCCAGGTCACCCACCCGCACCCATCCTTTACCCCGGATGACAAAGCGGTGCTGTACAGTTCCGATAAAGACGGCAAACCAGCGCTCTATATCGCGAAACTCCCCGAGCAACCTGAAATGTTGCATGCATGA
- a CDS encoding oligogalacturonate-specific porin KdgM family protein, whose translation MFNKSLVLASLIGASFAAQAVTVDLRHEYIDNGANADRVSVSHRFANGLGFSVEAKWKSGGDKADRPFADVVGNGHEDQISWRWKATDNIALTPAFTIESNDSRTIYKPNLHLQYSFDNGFYVAARYRYEYTRYPSSSNKDDDKVNRGDAWVGWVMGDWRTELNYVYAKSSEGMIRNNNKDYSNEYNAKLAYKWDQNWAPYVEVGNVGVKDTDERQTRFRLGVAYSF comes from the coding sequence ATGTTTAATAAATCTCTGGTCCTTGCCTCTCTTATTGGTGCGTCTTTTGCGGCTCAGGCGGTTACCGTCGATCTGCGCCATGAATATATTGATAACGGGGCGAATGCAGACCGCGTTTCGGTCTCGCATCGCTTTGCTAACGGCTTAGGCTTCTCTGTTGAAGCGAAATGGAAATCCGGTGGTGACAAGGCCGATCGGCCGTTTGCCGATGTAGTGGGTAACGGTCATGAAGACCAAATTAGCTGGCGATGGAAAGCAACCGACAATATTGCGCTGACGCCTGCATTCACCATTGAGAGTAATGACAGCCGTACCATTTATAAACCGAACCTGCACCTGCAATACAGCTTTGATAATGGTTTTTACGTGGCGGCACGTTACCGTTACGAATATACCCGTTATCCGTCCAGCTCAAATAAAGACGATGACAAAGTTAACCGTGGCGATGCCTGGGTAGGTTGGGTCATGGGGGACTGGCGTACCGAGCTGAATTACGTTTATGCGAAAAGTAGCGAGGGTATGATTCGTAATAATAATAAAGATTATTCTAACGAATATAACGCCAAGCTGGCCTATAAATGGGATCAAAACTGGGCGCCGTATGTTGAAGTGGGTAACGTGGGCGTAAAAGACACCGACGAGCGCCAGACCCGTTTCCGTTTAGGCGTGGCGTACTCCTTCTGA
- a CDS encoding acetyl-CoA C-acetyltransferase: MKDVVIVGALRTAIGCFQGALARHSAVDLGSVVVKALVERSGIASHEVDEVILGQVLTAGAGQNPARQAALKGGLPNTVSAITINDVCGSGLKALHLATQAIQCGEADVVIAGGQENMSRAPHVLTDSRTGAQLGNSQLLDSLVHDGLWDAFNDYHMGVTAENLAREYGISRELQDAYALSSQQKARAAIDSGRFRDEIVPVSTQRQNGEAVMVDTDEQPRTDASAEGLAKLNPAFETLGSVTAGNASSINDGAAAVMMMSESKAQELDLPVLARIKAFASVGVDPALMGIAPVYATRRCLERAGWQLSDVDLIEVNEAFAAQAISVGKMLEWDPLRVNVNGGAIALGHPIGASGCRILVSLVHEMKKRNARKGIATLCIGGGQGVALAIER; encoded by the coding sequence ATGAAAGATGTCGTTATAGTGGGTGCGTTGCGTACAGCTATCGGCTGTTTTCAGGGGGCATTAGCGCGCCACTCGGCTGTCGATCTGGGTAGCGTGGTGGTAAAAGCGCTGGTGGAACGCAGCGGGATTGCCTCCCATGAAGTCGATGAGGTGATCCTCGGCCAGGTGCTGACCGCCGGAGCCGGGCAAAACCCTGCCCGTCAGGCGGCACTGAAAGGCGGGCTGCCCAACACGGTTTCCGCCATTACCATCAACGACGTCTGTGGTTCCGGCTTAAAAGCGCTGCATCTTGCCACCCAGGCCATTCAGTGCGGCGAGGCGGATGTGGTGATTGCTGGTGGGCAGGAGAACATGAGTCGGGCGCCACACGTTCTGACCGACAGCCGTACCGGCGCACAGCTTGGAAACAGCCAGTTGCTCGACAGTCTGGTGCATGACGGCCTGTGGGATGCGTTCAACGATTATCATATGGGCGTCACGGCGGAAAACCTGGCGCGTGAATATGGCATCAGCCGTGAGCTTCAGGACGCTTACGCGCTCAGCTCGCAGCAAAAAGCCCGCGCCGCAATTGATTCCGGACGGTTTCGTGACGAGATCGTCCCGGTCAGCACCCAGCGTCAGAACGGCGAAGCCGTGATGGTGGATACCGACGAGCAGCCGCGCACCGATGCCAGCGCAGAAGGGCTGGCGAAGCTTAACCCGGCCTTTGAAACGCTGGGATCGGTGACCGCAGGGAATGCCTCCTCCATTAACGATGGCGCAGCGGCCGTGATGATGATGAGCGAAAGCAAAGCGCAGGAGCTGGATCTTCCCGTGCTCGCACGTATTAAAGCCTTTGCCAGCGTGGGAGTGGATCCTGCGTTGATGGGGATCGCCCCCGTCTATGCGACACGGCGCTGTCTGGAGCGCGCAGGCTGGCAGCTTAGCGATGTGGATCTGATTGAAGTCAACGAAGCCTTTGCCGCGCAGGCGATCTCGGTGGGCAAAATGCTGGAGTGGGATCCGCTGCGGGTCAACGTCAACGGTGGCGCTATTGCGCTGGGGCACCCTATCGGCGCGTCCGGATGCCGTATACTGGTCTCCTTAGTGCATGAAATGAAAAAGCGTAACGCCCGTAAAGGCATTGCCACGCTCTGTATTGGCGGCGGGCAAGGGGTGGCGCTGGCAATTGAGCGGTGA
- a CDS encoding LysR family transcriptional regulator has translation MRYSPEALTAFVETVAAGSFSAAARRLRKSQSTISTSIANLEADLGFDLFDRSARQPVLTVQGEQVLGYVQSILAASARLDELAVSLTAQTEARLTFVLSDTLNPDVLENLMKQFDQRFPHTEFECLIGEEEDVIDLLQKERAQIGLTEARGSYPTDIGVTRLPLQTRMAIYVSAEHPLAGQHETMADELQGWRELRLSTYLEREATLARGPVWSAPNYLLLLSMAVQGFGWCVLPCALVEEFAAAKSLVQLNVPGWPRAIGIDLLWNKRSPPGVAGSWLRQYLQDAR, from the coding sequence ATGCGCTATTCCCCTGAAGCCCTCACCGCGTTTGTCGAGACCGTTGCCGCAGGCTCCTTTTCCGCCGCCGCCCGCCGCCTGCGTAAAAGCCAGTCCACAATCAGCACGTCCATTGCCAACCTGGAAGCCGATCTCGGGTTTGATCTGTTTGACCGCTCGGCGCGCCAGCCGGTGTTAACCGTCCAGGGTGAGCAGGTGCTGGGTTATGTGCAGTCGATCCTGGCCGCCAGCGCGCGGCTGGACGAACTGGCGGTGTCGTTAACCGCGCAGACTGAGGCGCGCCTGACGTTTGTGCTCTCCGATACGCTCAACCCGGACGTGCTTGAAAACCTGATGAAACAGTTCGACCAGCGTTTTCCGCATACGGAATTCGAATGTCTAATTGGCGAAGAAGAAGATGTCATCGATCTGCTGCAGAAGGAGAGGGCGCAAATTGGCCTGACGGAAGCGCGCGGCAGTTATCCTACCGATATCGGCGTGACCCGGCTTCCCCTGCAGACCCGGATGGCGATTTACGTCAGCGCTGAACACCCCCTTGCCGGGCAACACGAAACCATGGCTGATGAGCTACAGGGCTGGCGCGAGCTGCGCCTGAGCACCTATCTCGAACGCGAAGCCACCCTTGCCCGGGGGCCGGTCTGGTCAGCACCGAATTACCTGTTACTCTTGAGTATGGCGGTTCAGGGATTTGGCTGGTGTGTACTGCCCTGTGCGCTGGTCGAGGAATTTGCGGCGGCGAAATCGCTGGTGCAACTCAATGTCCCCGGTTGGCCACGCGCGATTGGTATTGATCTGCTCTGGAACAAACGATCTCCCCCTGGCGTCGCGGGAAGCTGGCTGCGACAGTATTTGCAGGATGCGCGCTGA
- a CDS encoding multidrug/biocide efflux PACE transporter, with protein MQHQDALHRKLPERIFHAVCFEGIATAILAPTAAWLMQRSVVEMGGLTIILATTAMLWNIIYNFGFDRFWPVQRVKRTAKVRALHALGFECGFIVIGVSIVAAVLGVTLLQAFTLEIGFFLFFLPYTMFYNWAYDTLREKFLKRRQQRRAIAG; from the coding sequence ATGCAACATCAAGATGCACTCCACCGTAAACTGCCGGAGCGGATCTTCCATGCCGTCTGCTTTGAAGGGATTGCCACGGCGATCCTCGCCCCAACCGCAGCCTGGCTTATGCAGCGCTCCGTGGTGGAAATGGGTGGGTTAACCATTATCCTGGCGACCACGGCGATGCTGTGGAACATTATCTATAACTTTGGCTTCGACCGGTTCTGGCCCGTTCAGCGGGTCAAACGCACGGCGAAAGTGCGCGCCCTGCACGCCCTGGGCTTCGAATGCGGGTTTATTGTGATTGGCGTGTCCATTGTCGCCGCCGTTCTCGGCGTGACGCTGCTTCAGGCATTCACGCTGGAAATAGGTTTCTTCCTGTTCTTCCTGCCGTACACCATGTTTTATAACTGGGCGTACGATACCCTGCGCGAAAAATTCCTTAAGCGTCGCCAGCAGCGACGCGCCATAGCTGGCTAA
- a CDS encoding amino acid permease, which yields MSKIWSKDETLWSFALYGTAVGAGTLFLPIQLGSAGAIVLFITALVAYPLTYWPHRALAQFILSSKTKGNEGITGAVSHYYGRKIGNLITTLYFIAFFVVVQIYAVAITNSLTEQLAKQMIVDTAVRVLVSFGVVLVLNLIFLMGRHITIKVMGFLVFPLIAYFLFVSLYLTGSWQPSLLTSQMAFDQHTLHQVWISIPVMVFAFSHTPIISTFAVDRREKFGDEAMGKCKKIMKVAYLIICLSVLFFVFSCLLSIPPSYIVSAKEQGVTILSALSMMPSSPAWLGISGIIVAIIAMSKSFLGTYFGVIEGATEIVKSSLNQVGVKKSRAFNRAISILGVSLITFAVCCINPNAISMIYAISGPLIAMILFIMPTLSTYLIPSLKPYRSIGNLLTLIVGVLCVSVMFVG from the coding sequence ATGTCGAAAATTTGGTCAAAAGATGAGACTCTCTGGAGTTTCGCTCTCTATGGCACGGCCGTGGGCGCAGGAACGCTGTTCTTGCCCATTCAGCTGGGCTCCGCAGGCGCCATTGTCCTGTTTATTACCGCCCTCGTGGCCTACCCATTAACCTACTGGCCGCACAGAGCGCTGGCGCAGTTTATTCTGTCGTCAAAGACAAAAGGTAATGAAGGGATCACCGGTGCTGTTTCCCACTACTACGGCAGAAAGATTGGGAATCTGATCACCACGCTCTATTTCATCGCCTTTTTTGTGGTGGTGCAGATTTATGCCGTGGCTATCACCAACTCGTTAACCGAACAGCTGGCAAAACAGATGATCGTGGATACCGCCGTTCGCGTGCTGGTCAGTTTTGGCGTGGTGCTGGTACTGAATCTGATCTTCCTGATGGGACGGCACATCACCATCAAAGTGATGGGATTCCTGGTGTTTCCGCTGATCGCCTATTTTCTGTTTGTCTCGCTGTACCTGACGGGAAGCTGGCAGCCCTCGCTGCTCACCAGCCAGATGGCGTTCGATCAACATACGTTGCATCAGGTGTGGATCTCGATCCCGGTGATGGTTTTCGCCTTTAGCCATACCCCGATTATCTCGACGTTCGCGGTTGACCGTCGTGAGAAGTTCGGCGACGAGGCCATGGGTAAATGCAAGAAAATCATGAAGGTGGCGTATCTGATTATCTGCCTGAGCGTGCTGTTCTTCGTGTTTAGCTGCCTGCTCTCTATCCCGCCGTCGTATATTGTGTCGGCGAAAGAGCAAGGGGTCACGATCCTGTCAGCGCTGTCGATGATGCCCTCTTCGCCTGCATGGTTGGGCATTTCCGGGATTATTGTGGCGATTATCGCGATGTCGAAATCGTTCCTCGGCACCTATTTCGGGGTGATTGAAGGGGCGACGGAGATTGTCAAATCGTCGCTGAATCAGGTGGGGGTCAAAAAGAGCCGCGCCTTTAACCGCGCGATTTCAATTCTGGGCGTGTCGTTGATCACCTTCGCGGTCTGCTGCATCAATCCGAACGCCATTTCGATGATTTATGCCATTAGCGGCCCGCTTATCGCCATGATCCTGTTTATTATGCCGACGCTGTCGACGTACCTGATCCCGTCTTTGAAGCCGTATCGTTCCATCGGCAACCTGCTGACGCTGATCGTCGGCGTGCTGTGCGTGTCGGTGATGTTTGTAGGGTAA
- a CDS encoding DUF4760 domain-containing protein yields the protein MTLDSNTLQLISNVLVFIGVVVAVGTIIYNVQTAKKTQTANFLFESRQDRQYTESLHVLKKVHRSGKSFHSYVFPPEGHIITDDEMEERRKFQYILNFYERVAVSIREGIYNERMIKRTSFTTVIETYEIAEPLIKAIREHIHSDTTYQEFEWLVKRWKASPLKKNK from the coding sequence ATGACATTAGACTCAAATACCCTTCAACTCATCAGCAACGTTCTTGTTTTTATCGGCGTAGTGGTTGCCGTTGGCACTATCATCTACAACGTCCAAACGGCGAAGAAAACACAGACTGCAAATTTTCTCTTTGAAAGCCGACAGGATCGTCAGTACACAGAATCTTTGCATGTTCTAAAAAAGGTACATCGCTCGGGTAAATCATTTCACTCTTATGTATTTCCGCCAGAGGGACACATCATCACCGATGATGAAATGGAAGAACGTCGAAAATTTCAATACATACTCAATTTCTATGAACGCGTTGCAGTCAGCATCCGTGAAGGCATCTACAACGAACGAATGATCAAACGAACATCTTTCACAACCGTGATTGAAACGTATGAAATCGCCGAGCCGTTAATCAAAGCCATCAGGGAGCACATCCATTCAGACACCACTTATCAAGAATTTGAGTGGCTGGTAAAACGCTGGAAAGCCAGTCCGTTAAAGAAAAATAAATAG
- a CDS encoding GNAT family N-acetyltransferase, translating to MDILEGHNKFYVNDADGNQVAEIVFVPTGEHLSIIEHTDVDESLKGQGVGKQLVAKVVEKMRGENRKIIPLCPFAKHEFDNTREYDDIRA from the coding sequence ATGGATATTCTGGAAGGCCATAACAAATTTTACGTTAATGATGCAGACGGGAACCAGGTGGCGGAGATTGTCTTTGTTCCGACCGGTGAACACCTCAGCATCATTGAACATACCGACGTGGACGAGAGCCTGAAAGGGCAGGGCGTGGGTAAGCAGCTGGTGGCGAAAGTGGTGGAGAAGATGCGCGGTGAAAATCGTAAAATTATCCCGCTGTGCCCGTTTGCCAAACATGAATTTGATAATACGCGGGAATATGACGATATTCGGGCGTGA
- the yjdI gene encoding 4Fe-4S mono-cluster protein YjdI — MDKELLEAGYRAYTGEKIDVYFNTGICKHSGNCVRGSAKLFNLKRKPWIVPDEVDVETVIRVIDTCPSGALKYRQK, encoded by the coding sequence GTGGATAAAGAGCTACTGGAAGCGGGATACCGGGCCTACACCGGTGAGAAGATCGACGTCTACTTCAATACCGGGATCTGCAAACATTCAGGAAACTGCGTGCGCGGCAGCGCGAAGCTGTTCAACCTGAAACGTAAACCGTGGATCGTGCCGGATGAGGTGGACGTAGAGACCGTCATACGCGTGATTGATACCTGCCCGAGCGGCGCGCTGAAGTATCGCCAAAAATAA
- a CDS encoding methionine ABC transporter permease has protein sequence MRSVNWDRFQDLMINATLETLYMVALATLFTVAIGLPIGVLLFITRKDGVLPNRAVAIVLNSLVNIGRALPFVILLIALIPVTRWIVGTTLGSTAAVVPITLGAFPFFARIVESALDEVDRGRIEAVESMGGSHWHIVSRVLLPEALPALVAGITLTIVMLIGFSAMAGVVGGGGLGDLAIRYGYQRFDNTLIAGTVIVLLLLVQTIQKLGDRLVRSLAYRR, from the coding sequence ATGCGTAGCGTGAACTGGGATCGCTTTCAGGACTTAATGATTAACGCCACCCTGGAAACCCTCTACATGGTGGCGCTGGCGACGCTCTTTACGGTAGCCATTGGATTACCCATTGGCGTGCTGCTGTTCATCACGCGTAAAGACGGTGTGTTACCCAACCGGGCGGTGGCGATAGTGCTCAATAGCCTCGTTAATATTGGTCGAGCCTTGCCCTTTGTTATTTTGCTCATTGCCCTTATCCCGGTCACCCGGTGGATTGTCGGTACCACGCTTGGCAGCACCGCCGCCGTAGTACCCATTACGCTTGGCGCCTTTCCCTTTTTCGCACGTATTGTTGAAAGCGCGCTGGATGAGGTGGATCGCGGGCGCATTGAAGCGGTGGAGTCGATGGGGGGCAGCCACTGGCATATTGTCAGCCGGGTTCTCTTGCCTGAAGCGCTGCCCGCGCTGGTGGCGGGAATTACGCTGACCATTGTGATGTTAATCGGTTTTTCCGCCATGGCGGGCGTCGTCGGCGGCGGTGGGCTGGGAGACCTGGCCATTCGCTATGGCTATCAACGCTTCGATAACACGCTGATTGCTGGCACGGTCATCGTATTATTGCTGCTGGTGCAGACTATCCAGAAACTCGGCGACAGACTGGTACGATCGCTCGCTTACCGACGCTAA